The Lytechinus pictus isolate F3 Inbred chromosome 10, Lp3.0, whole genome shotgun sequence genome includes a window with the following:
- the LOC129269458 gene encoding coiled-coil domain-containing protein 96-like isoform X2 — MADEEAPSQEPTQELAEAPAVAEGAGEETSTPAVEAAENQATPAAEGEASPAVNQEPADTPTDPAAEGEQQAEQPTADGSPGAADGDGPPAEAAAAEAEGQEGGETASPGADGETADGDGEVKEGEESKEGEEQKPGEGETAEGAEGGESGEGNPEGEGAAEEDDKEKEGEGGATPAGDDTQALREGDGEGAEKPEGGDEEEPKSPIPQSDTFQEGDRPETPTVQVMEPLSREATPPPNEPAQIEPGTPEREISPLPEEEALLEEEEEDLISREELIEMYQAMVSEREQLNQQNIQLQHKLAEYFRKKKTDDQRQEMDKNVTDQEQRYLKYMSNLDELRKQEQEERELSFLNLEELKDRKQEKQDYVENENQQFLELKRQVALTAISSRTGKPIAPREVEVYLYNELKKEEEVKQVRLENIKLKNRLKKREQQLKAKEELAEGLHLIDFEQLKIENQTYNEKIEERNEELLKLRKKITSTVQVLTHVKEKLQFVQAENHVQKGKLREVEELVAQKRDVLSRTKKARDSLRIDNQRLRQKSGLLGKKSLLQDFEERKDEGDELRGRMEYLKRHHAELTLNLAGVKKKIDAVKAGRS, encoded by the exons GCTCCATCACAAGAACCTACACAGGAATTAGCAGAAGCCCCAGCCGTTGCTGAAGGGGCTGGAGAGGAGACTAGCACTCCGGCAGTAGAAGCAGCAGAAAATCAGG cAACTCCAGCAGCAGAGGGAGAGGCATCACCAGCAGTAAACCAAGAACCAGCAGACACCCCCACAGACCCTGCTGCAGAAGGGGAGCAGCAAGCAGAGCAACCCACAGCAGATGGTTCCCCAGGGGCAGCCGATGGCGATGGTCCACCCGCTGAAGCAGCGGCGGCAGAAGCAGAGGGACAGGAAGGAGGGGAAACTGCTTCACCAGGTGCTGATGGAGAGACGGCAGATGGAGATGGAGAAgtgaaagaaggagaggaaaGCAAGGAGGGAGAAGAACAAAAACCTGGCGAAG GGGAGACTGCAGAGGGAGCAGAAGGAGGTGAAAGTGGGGAAGGAAATCCTGAGGGAGAAGGGGCTGCAGAGGAAGATgacaaagagaaagaaggagaaggaggagctACCCCAGCTGGAGATGACACCCAAGCTCTTCGTGAAGGTGATGGAGAAGGAGCTGAGAAACCAGAGGGTGGAGATGAGGAGGAGCCCAAGAGTCCGATACCACAGAGTGACACATTCCAGGAAGGAGATCGACCGGAGACCCCTACTGTCCAGGTTATGGAGCCTTTATCCAGAGAAGCAACACCCCCTCCTAATGAACCAGCTCAAATTGAACCAGGGACACCCGAGAGAGAAA TATCTCCTCTCCCAGAAGAAGAAGCTTtgcttgaagaagaagaagaggatcTAATATCAAGAGAAGAACTTATAGAAATGTATCAG GCAATGGTGTCAGAGCGTGAGCAACTGAATCAACAAAATATCCAACTCCAACATAAGCTTGCTGAATATTTCCGTAAGAAGAAGACAGATGACCAGAGAcaagaaatggacaaaaatgtGACAGATCAAGAGCAGAGATATCTCAAATACATGT cCAATTTGGATGAGCTAAGGAAACAAGAACAAGAGGAGAGAGAACTCTCCTTCCTGAATCTTGAGGAGCTCAAAGACCGAAAGCAGGAGAAGCAAGACTATGTTGAGAATGAGAACCAACAATTCTTAGAACTCAAGAGACAAGTAGCCCTGACGGCCATCAGCAGCAGGACTGGGAAACCCATAGCTCCAAGG GAAGTGGAAGTGTACCTCTACAATGAGctgaagaaagaggaagaggtgAAGCAAGTAAGACTGGAGAACATCAAACTCAAGAACCGTCTTAAGAAGAGAGAGCAACAGCTCAAGGCCAAGGAGGAACTTGCTGAAGGTCTTCATCTGATTGACTTTGAACAGTTGAAGATTGAGAACCAGACATACAATGAGAAGATTGAAGAAAGGAATGAG GAATTACTCAAATTGAGAAAGAAGATCACTAGTACTGTTCAGGTGCTGACCCACGTCAAGGAGAAGCTCCAGTTTGTTCAGGCTGAGAACCATGTTCAGAAAGGCAAGCTGAGAGAAGTTGAAGAACTGGTGGCACAG AAACGTGATGTCCTGTCAAGAACCAAGAAGGCACGAGACAGCCTGAGAATAGACAACCAACGTCTTCGGCAAAAGAGCGGCCTCTTGGGTAAGAAATCCCTTCTCCAGGActttgaagaaagaaaggacGAGGGAGACGAATTACGAGGCAGGATGGAGTATCTAAAGCGTCATCATGCAGAACTCACGCTGAATTTAGCTGGTGTGAAGAAGAAGATTGATGCAGTCAAAGCTGGACGATCATGA
- the LOC129269455 gene encoding RNA demethylase ALKBH5-like → MASGSTDLRFKLDSHHRRSHHKQNRRLPSSDDSDFTFTSRRKRRRRDRYHQWQSKSFEDEMEEVKKIHSGVSQIQLFTEEECSEIEDKINEVVDIAAKGLYRDHTVDRAPLRNKYFFGEGYTYGSQLTKKGPGQERLYPRGEVDDIPQWVEELVISRVVEAGLIPHGFINSAVINDYQPGGCIVSHVDPIHIFDRPIISVSFLSDCALSFGCKFSFRPIRVSKPKACIPLPRGCVMTLSGYAADEVTHCIRPQDVTSRRAVIILRRVFPEAPRLEPVSLSSPKPVSLSSSNDAKKHGHEKHDKKDEKASSSHSRHHRHHHHHHHSNHGKEDADESKGKVKSSIAVVGTGDGATPSNGVEGHPSGLEDDDEKRKGASRRSPRKGSSLRRSQGDEASHDHRNDKNRNGHSKPRKRPAEERDEDDRDASISHHHGNKKVKINRHPPAV, encoded by the exons ATGGCTTCAGGGTCGACAGATTTACGTTTCAAGCTCGACTCTCATCATCGTCGGAGTCACCACAAGCAGAATCGTCGACTGCCAAGCAGCGATGACTCCGATTTTACATTTACATCGCGGCGAAAGAGACGACGACGTGACCGCTACCATCAGTGGCAGTCGAAATCATTCGAAGATGAAATGGAGGAAGTGAAGAAGATTCACTCCGGTGTGTCTCAGATTCAACTTTTCACTGAAGAAGAATGCAGCGAGATCGAGGATAAAATCAACGAGGTCGTGGACATCGCCGCAAAGGGACTCTACCGAGATCATACAGTCGATCGAGCTCCCCTTCGCAACAAGTACTTTTTTGGAGAGGGCTACACTTACGGCTCGCAGCTGACCAAGAAGGGACCGGGACAGGAACGACTGTACCCGCGAGGTGAAGTGGATGACATACCGCAGTGGGTCGAGGAGCTTGTCATCAGCAGGGTTGTTGAAGCAGGATTGATTCCTCATG GATTCATCAACAGTGCTGTCATCAACGACTACCAGCCTGGAGGTTGCATCGTCTCTCATGTTGATCCAATCCACATCTTTGACAGGCCTATCATCTCGGTGTCGTTCCTCAGTGACTGTGCCCTAAGTTTTGGCTGCAAGTTCTCCTTCAGGCCGATCAGGGTGTCTAAACCCAAGGCCTGCATCCCCCTGCCCAGAGGATGTGTTATGACTCTCAG TGGATATGCTGCCGATGAAGTCACTCATTGTATCAGACCGCAAGATGTCACATCAAGGAGGGCTGTTATCATTCTCAGACG AGTTTTTCCAGAAGCCCCGAGACTGGAGCCTGTTAGTTTATCCTCTCCCAAACCTGTATCATTATCATCCAGCAATGATGCTAAAAAACATGGACatgaaaaacatgataaaaaggaTGAAAAAGCATCCTCATCTCATTCACGGCATCATCggcatcaccaccaccatcaccatagCAACCATGGGAAGGAGGATGCTGATGAGAGCAAGGGTAAGGTGAAGTCCTCGATAGCAGTGGTTGGAACCGGAGATGGGGCAACACCCTCAAATGGGGTTGAAGGTCATCCCAGCGGGctggaagatgatgatgagaagaGAAAGGGTGCGTCTAGGCGGTCTCCAAGGAAAGGGTCATCCCTTCGGCGGTCACAGGGGGATGAGGCAAGTCATGATCATAGGAATGACAAAAACAGAAATGGACATAGTAAGCCTCGGAAGAGACCAGCAGAGGAAAGAGATGAGGATGACAGGGATGCTAGCATCAGCcatcaccatggcaacaagaaaGTCAAGATCAACAGGCATCCACCCGCTGTTTGA
- the LOC135155727 gene encoding baculoviral IAP repeat-containing protein 5-like — translation MAGENKENVDVDTEAEMEEFAMHFEANRLDSFKDWPFQEDCSCVPQKLAEAGFYHIPSEQEPDAVRCFMCQKELDGWEPDDDPMSEHRKHAPKCYFLKHWKPEEEYTVADFVKSISERQQAKMKRLLETKTKEFQKQAAEVRKQMELLK, via the exons ATGGcaggagaaaataaggaaaatgtTGACGTCGATACTGAAGCAGAAATGGAAGAATTTGCAATGCATTTCGAGGCAAATCGTTTGGATTCATTTAAAGACTGGCCATTCCAAGAAGATTGTTCATGTGTTCCACAAAAG ctTGCTGAAGCGGGATTCTATCACATACCTAGTGAGCAAGAACCAGATGCTGTCAGATGTTTTATGTGTCAAAAGGAGCTTGATGGTTGGGAACCAGATGATGATCCAAT GAGTGAGCATCGAAAGCATGCACCCAAGTGTTATTTCCTTAAGCACTGGAAACCAGAAGAAGAGTACACTGTGGCTGACTTTGTTAAGAGCATATCAGAACGCCAACAAGCAAAAATG AAACGTCTGCTAGAGACAAAGACAAAAGAATTCCAGAAACAAGCTGCAGAAGTCCGGAAACAGATGGAACTACTAAAATGA
- the LOC129269458 gene encoding coiled-coil domain-containing protein 96-like isoform X1, producing the protein MADEEAPSQEPTQELAEAPAVAEGAGEETSTPAVEAAENQEATPAAEGEASPAVNQEPADTPTDPAAEGEQQAEQPTADGSPGAADGDGPPAEAAAAEAEGQEGGETASPGADGETADGDGEVKEGEESKEGEEQKPGEGETAEGAEGGESGEGNPEGEGAAEEDDKEKEGEGGATPAGDDTQALREGDGEGAEKPEGGDEEEPKSPIPQSDTFQEGDRPETPTVQVMEPLSREATPPPNEPAQIEPGTPEREISPLPEEEALLEEEEEDLISREELIEMYQAMVSEREQLNQQNIQLQHKLAEYFRKKKTDDQRQEMDKNVTDQEQRYLKYMSNLDELRKQEQEERELSFLNLEELKDRKQEKQDYVENENQQFLELKRQVALTAISSRTGKPIAPREVEVYLYNELKKEEEVKQVRLENIKLKNRLKKREQQLKAKEELAEGLHLIDFEQLKIENQTYNEKIEERNEELLKLRKKITSTVQVLTHVKEKLQFVQAENHVQKGKLREVEELVAQKRDVLSRTKKARDSLRIDNQRLRQKSGLLGKKSLLQDFEERKDEGDELRGRMEYLKRHHAELTLNLAGVKKKIDAVKAGRS; encoded by the exons GCTCCATCACAAGAACCTACACAGGAATTAGCAGAAGCCCCAGCCGTTGCTGAAGGGGCTGGAGAGGAGACTAGCACTCCGGCAGTAGAAGCAGCAGAAAATCAGG aagcAACTCCAGCAGCAGAGGGAGAGGCATCACCAGCAGTAAACCAAGAACCAGCAGACACCCCCACAGACCCTGCTGCAGAAGGGGAGCAGCAAGCAGAGCAACCCACAGCAGATGGTTCCCCAGGGGCAGCCGATGGCGATGGTCCACCCGCTGAAGCAGCGGCGGCAGAAGCAGAGGGACAGGAAGGAGGGGAAACTGCTTCACCAGGTGCTGATGGAGAGACGGCAGATGGAGATGGAGAAgtgaaagaaggagaggaaaGCAAGGAGGGAGAAGAACAAAAACCTGGCGAAG GGGAGACTGCAGAGGGAGCAGAAGGAGGTGAAAGTGGGGAAGGAAATCCTGAGGGAGAAGGGGCTGCAGAGGAAGATgacaaagagaaagaaggagaaggaggagctACCCCAGCTGGAGATGACACCCAAGCTCTTCGTGAAGGTGATGGAGAAGGAGCTGAGAAACCAGAGGGTGGAGATGAGGAGGAGCCCAAGAGTCCGATACCACAGAGTGACACATTCCAGGAAGGAGATCGACCGGAGACCCCTACTGTCCAGGTTATGGAGCCTTTATCCAGAGAAGCAACACCCCCTCCTAATGAACCAGCTCAAATTGAACCAGGGACACCCGAGAGAGAAA TATCTCCTCTCCCAGAAGAAGAAGCTTtgcttgaagaagaagaagaggatcTAATATCAAGAGAAGAACTTATAGAAATGTATCAG GCAATGGTGTCAGAGCGTGAGCAACTGAATCAACAAAATATCCAACTCCAACATAAGCTTGCTGAATATTTCCGTAAGAAGAAGACAGATGACCAGAGAcaagaaatggacaaaaatgtGACAGATCAAGAGCAGAGATATCTCAAATACATGT cCAATTTGGATGAGCTAAGGAAACAAGAACAAGAGGAGAGAGAACTCTCCTTCCTGAATCTTGAGGAGCTCAAAGACCGAAAGCAGGAGAAGCAAGACTATGTTGAGAATGAGAACCAACAATTCTTAGAACTCAAGAGACAAGTAGCCCTGACGGCCATCAGCAGCAGGACTGGGAAACCCATAGCTCCAAGG GAAGTGGAAGTGTACCTCTACAATGAGctgaagaaagaggaagaggtgAAGCAAGTAAGACTGGAGAACATCAAACTCAAGAACCGTCTTAAGAAGAGAGAGCAACAGCTCAAGGCCAAGGAGGAACTTGCTGAAGGTCTTCATCTGATTGACTTTGAACAGTTGAAGATTGAGAACCAGACATACAATGAGAAGATTGAAGAAAGGAATGAG GAATTACTCAAATTGAGAAAGAAGATCACTAGTACTGTTCAGGTGCTGACCCACGTCAAGGAGAAGCTCCAGTTTGTTCAGGCTGAGAACCATGTTCAGAAAGGCAAGCTGAGAGAAGTTGAAGAACTGGTGGCACAG AAACGTGATGTCCTGTCAAGAACCAAGAAGGCACGAGACAGCCTGAGAATAGACAACCAACGTCTTCGGCAAAAGAGCGGCCTCTTGGGTAAGAAATCCCTTCTCCAGGActttgaagaaagaaaggacGAGGGAGACGAATTACGAGGCAGGATGGAGTATCTAAAGCGTCATCATGCAGAACTCACGCTGAATTTAGCTGGTGTGAAGAAGAAGATTGATGCAGTCAAAGCTGGACGATCATGA